Genomic segment of Dermochelys coriacea isolate rDerCor1 chromosome 16, rDerCor1.pri.v4, whole genome shotgun sequence:
TTGAAGGACCACTTGATGGTTTAAGCAGAGCTCGAGTAGCAAGATGGCAGAGGACACCAAATCCTCTCCATCCCAACTCACAAACAACTGGGTTTTCATAGCTTTGCTTAGTCAGCTTAGTGTCGACACATTCACAGAATGAGAGATGGCTATACACCCCAGGATTACAGCCCAAGATTTCAGAGTTCAGAATCCTTGTCGTCTCCTGGTCACCGTGACTGCACCCCCAGGGTCATCTTCAAGTTCTCATAAACCACGTAGCTGATGCTTACGGCTGGGATCACCTTCATGAAGTTCGGGGCCAGACCCCGATAGAGGCCAAATGCTCCCTCTGTCTTTAGAATGTGTTTGAAGAGTCCCCTCATTGTCACCTCTGGAGCTCCCTCCACTGAAGCTACAACAGaaaccacaaaaaataaatagtaGAGCATGGATTAAGGTATGTTGTAAGAAAATGCACATCTCAAAAGGCATGTATTAGATTTGTTTATTGCACTCATATGAGGACAGATTCTTGAACTACACTGACCATATAGTTACATGACAGTATGTAATTAGGCAGCAGAATGAGGCCATGCCACATATGCCTGCCATTTACTTAcacccccactcacacacacttATGGGCTGACTAGAGCACACAGGTAAAGAGcatgaaaaaatggctttgttataGGGGCTCTGGGTCCCAGTGCCAAGAATGGCACAAAGTTCAAATCCTTCTTGATCCTTGGCCAACAGATTTTCCAGAGTTCAGCGGCACAGAAACATTAAAATATGCCTTAATTTTACAAGACCTTCCAGAACTCCACTGATGCGCACATAACAGCAGTCCAGACTCCCCTCTGGAATTCCAGAACAGTTCTTACCTTGAGCCTGCATGCGTGTTCTCACAAGAGCCAGGGGATAACTGGCCAGCTGCCCACAGGTGCTGGAGATGGTGCCACAAGCCAGGAGAACAAAAACTCCAGGGTCAGCACTGTTCACAGCATAGCGTTGTAACCAGGTATTTTTTAATGTCTGGAAGAAATAAGTCAGGTGTTAACTGAGAAGGACAGGGCGTAGAGATCAAGAGACTGGCCCACATGAGGAGAGAAGCTGGGGTTGGAGGCTTGTGGAGATCTAAGCAACGTCAACAAGAAATAATTGCAGAAGACAAGATCCTAGCTTGTCAGATTTtcttgagcagctgctgctgccgccactgCACCACCATCTGTGAAAGACACTAGTTAGCAGCTTTGCTGCAGCGACTCCCTCATCCACAGGGCAGGGCCATAGATTGCCACAACTTGTGCTGGAATTACCTTTTTCCCCCTAGGCCATGAGTGTTAATCTCAAGGGGCACGTGCAGAATTTAACCAGGAAGGCTTTATACTCCTACATTAGCGACAGGCATTCCATCTCCCTGCTTGTCCTGAAAGTGAGatgtcccagccccaaagaagCCAGGCAGGCGCCGTACCTCATAGACTGCCAGGTCAATACCAGCATATGGAATGATTCCTAGCATGTTGGGGATGTAGCCTTTGTAGAAGGCAGCCATTCCCTCCTTGGAGAGGATGTTCTTGGCGCAGTCCAGCATGCCTGAATATTGTCCTGTCTTCCGCAAGGCCATTCGGGTCTTCAGAACCTAACACAGCACAAGAGCACGCACACTGTGAATGCCTACAACCGCACTGGGAACAGGAACAGGTGACAGTAATCTCATGAAGGAAGCACACCACCACAGCGAGTGCCAGCAACTCCATTTTATGCATTACTAGAGCCCTGTTACTGCCTTTAGCACCCAACACAATTAACCTCACAGCTGGCATTCAGCTCACATTACCAcacctcaatttctccatctaaTGATTCCCCATCCCGTCCTGCACGTTATGGAGTACGATGCCAGCCACCAGCCTCACCTCCATTGGATAAATGCTGCTCTGGGCAATGACTCCTGCCAGAGAACCAGCCACTAGCCGCTCGTGAATTCCCAGCATTTCCTGGTCAGTGCCAATGAACCGCTTGATCTATAGAAACAAAGAAAGATTATAATGGGGGGGCTTCTCTGACTGGCTGGACCACAACACCTTCCCTCCTTAGCATGGGCCACAAGCTACCTCGCTTTTCACTTGCTGGGTCTGTCACAGGCTGGAGAGGGAAGTGTGAACACCAACTCTGTTCCAGCCATGCACTCCATCACTTCTGTGACTTAATGTTGCCCatttctgcagctccaccaggGGATGAGGTGTGAAAGGCACTGTTCCTACCACTGGGGAGAGGAGCTTGCCAGGCCTAGACATAGAGCTCATGCCCTCTGCCTGCCCTCAGACTTCCTAGAGGCACCGTACATTTATATCCTGACTGGTGGGTTACCATCCGTTACATGGCTCTACTTTGGGCAGTCACTCTGATGAAAAGGCTCCTCCAGCTCCCAGGTGGCCTGGGTCCAAGCTTCAATATGACCTTTCCCTTACCTGCTCATAAGCCATGAATTTGATGGCAGACTCTGGCGCAATTTTCAGGACGTTGATGCCATTCCCCCGCCACAGCGACTTGGGCCCGCCCTCTCGGATCATATGGGTAAAGCCACCAACGATGCACATGTTGTTACTGCGGGAGGC
This window contains:
- the SLC25A25 gene encoding calcium-binding mitochondrial carrier protein SCaMC-2 isoform X4; the protein is MLQTLWRFLSNLFTRAICQGPAEGKENEARETTPVPDPGDQGPNLLGKPQDRGADPTERRPTILLVVGPAEHFPKKIVKAGDKDLDGQLDFEEFVHYLQDHEKKLRLVFKSLDKKNDGRIDAQEIMQSLRDLGVKISEQQAEKILKSMDKNGTMTIDWNEWRDYHLLHPVENIPEIILYWKHSTIFDVGENLTVPDEFTVEERQTGMWWRHLVAGGGAGAVSRTCTAPLDRLKVLMQVHASRSNNMCIVGGFTHMIREGGPKSLWRGNGINVLKIAPESAIKFMAYEQIKRFIGTDQEMLGIHERLVAGSLAGVIAQSSIYPMEVLKTRMALRKTGQYSGMLDCAKNILSKEGMAAFYKGYIPNMLGIIPYAGIDLAVYETLKNTWLQRYAVNSADPGVFVLLACGTISSTCGQLASYPLALVRTRMQAQASVEGAPEVTMRGLFKHILKTEGAFGLYRGLAPNFMKVIPAVSISYVVYENLKMTLGVQSR
- the SLC25A25 gene encoding calcium-binding mitochondrial carrier protein SCaMC-2 isoform X2 — protein: MLQTLWRFLSNLFTRAICQGPAEGKENEARETTPVPDPGDQGPNLLGKPQDRGADPTERRPTILLVVGPAEHFPKKIVKAGDKDLDGQLDFEEFVHYLQDHEKKLRLVFKSLDKKNDGRIDAQEIMQSLRDLGVKISEQQAEKILKRIRTGHFWGPVTYMDKNGTMTIDWNEWRDYHLLHPVENIPEIILYWKHSTIFDVGENLTVPDEFTVEERQTGMWWRHLVAGGGAGAVSRTCTAPLDRLKVLMQVHASRSNNMCIVGGFTHMIREGGPKSLWRGNGINVLKIAPESAIKFMAYEQIKRFIGTDQEMLGIHERLVAGSLAGVIAQSSIYPMEVLKTRMALRKTGQYSGMLDCAKNILSKEGMAAFYKGYIPNMLGIIPYAGIDLAVYETLKNTWLQRYAVNSADPGVFVLLACGTISSTCGQLASYPLALVRTRMQAQASVEGAPEVTMRGLFKHILKTEGAFGLYRGLAPNFMKVIPAVSISYVVYENLKMTLGVQSR
- the SLC25A25 gene encoding calcium-binding mitochondrial carrier protein SCaMC-2 isoform X6; the encoded protein is MLCLCLYVPVFGESQTEFQYFESKGLPAQLKSIFRLSLFIPSQEFSTYRQWKQKIVKAGDKDLDGQLDFEEFVHYLQDHEKKLRLVFKSLDKKNDGRIDAQEIMQSLRDLGVKISEQQAEKILKSMDKNGTMTIDWNEWRDYHLLHPVENIPEIILYWKHSTIFDVGENLTVPDEFTVEERQTGMWWRHLVAGGGAGAVSRTCTAPLDRLKVLMQVHASRSNNMCIVGGFTHMIREGGPKSLWRGNGINVLKIAPESAIKFMAYEQIKRFIGTDQEMLGIHERLVAGSLAGVIAQSSIYPMEVLKTRMALRKTGQYSGMLDCAKNILSKEGMAAFYKGYIPNMLGIIPYAGIDLAVYETLKNTWLQRYAVNSADPGVFVLLACGTISSTCGQLASYPLALVRTRMQAQASVEGAPEVTMRGLFKHILKTEGAFGLYRGLAPNFMKVIPAVSISYVVYENLKMTLGVQSR
- the SLC25A25 gene encoding calcium-binding mitochondrial carrier protein SCaMC-2 isoform X5, translated to MLCLCLYVPVFGESQTEFQYFESKGLPAQLKSIFRLSLFIPSQEFSTYRQWKQKIVKAGDKDLDGQLDFEEFVHYLQDHEKKLRLVFKSLDKKNDGRIDAQEIMQSLRDLGVKISEQQAEKILKRIRTGHFWGPVTYMDKNGTMTIDWNEWRDYHLLHPVENIPEIILYWKHSTIFDVGENLTVPDEFTVEERQTGMWWRHLVAGGGAGAVSRTCTAPLDRLKVLMQVHASRSNNMCIVGGFTHMIREGGPKSLWRGNGINVLKIAPESAIKFMAYEQIKRFIGTDQEMLGIHERLVAGSLAGVIAQSSIYPMEVLKTRMALRKTGQYSGMLDCAKNILSKEGMAAFYKGYIPNMLGIIPYAGIDLAVYETLKNTWLQRYAVNSADPGVFVLLACGTISSTCGQLASYPLALVRTRMQAQASVEGAPEVTMRGLFKHILKTEGAFGLYRGLAPNFMKVIPAVSISYVVYENLKMTLGVQSR
- the SLC25A25 gene encoding calcium-binding mitochondrial carrier protein SCaMC-2 isoform X3 translates to MPGPRRSLASPVVSGVLCPCGSPRAGAATPASEAGGRSLCGGPEHRRLHTLFQKLDVNRDGALCVHDLAVGLGQLGLHRTERDLWKIVKAGDKDLDGQLDFEEFVHYLQDHEKKLRLVFKSLDKKNDGRIDAQEIMQSLRDLGVKISEQQAEKILKSMDKNGTMTIDWNEWRDYHLLHPVENIPEIILYWKHSTIFDVGENLTVPDEFTVEERQTGMWWRHLVAGGGAGAVSRTCTAPLDRLKVLMQVHASRSNNMCIVGGFTHMIREGGPKSLWRGNGINVLKIAPESAIKFMAYEQIKRFIGTDQEMLGIHERLVAGSLAGVIAQSSIYPMEVLKTRMALRKTGQYSGMLDCAKNILSKEGMAAFYKGYIPNMLGIIPYAGIDLAVYETLKNTWLQRYAVNSADPGVFVLLACGTISSTCGQLASYPLALVRTRMQAQASVEGAPEVTMRGLFKHILKTEGAFGLYRGLAPNFMKVIPAVSISYVVYENLKMTLGVQSR